The following proteins come from a genomic window of Phycodurus eques isolate BA_2022a chromosome 9, UOR_Pequ_1.1, whole genome shotgun sequence:
- the spry1 gene encoding protein sprouty homolog 1 gives MELQSQHGPGGSLVVIQQPSLESRQRSDYEREFQHAAILSLDQIKAIRSSNEYTEGPSVARRPPVPRMPPRPHDKQERTHEVILVNVNNNYEHRPSGGVAVGGHLWGGGGGSRMPVLSRSTSTGSAASSGSNSSASSEQGLLARSPPARLHANSRPVRTQPKAKGPVADPDSGPLFHQVPLKGKSDFCGPAKGALPPASAEHQFICERCGKCKCSECTAPRSLPSCLACNGQCLCSAESALEHGTCMCLVKGIFYHCSNDDEGDSCADHPCSPSHSHCCSRFLCMGLMSVLFPCLLCYPPVKGCLKACQGCYDRVRRPGCRCKNSNTVYCKLESWAPQNQEKPS, from the coding sequence ATGGAGCTCCAAAGTCAACATGGCCCCGGCGGTTCATTAGTGGTGATCCAGCAGCCCTCCCTCGAGAGCCGCCAGAGGTCGGATTACGAGCGGGAGTTCCAGCATGCCGCCATCCTCTCCCTGGACCAGATCAAGGCCATCCGCTCCAGCAACGAGTACACGGAGGGGCCGTCGGTGGCGCGCCGCCCGCCCGTGCCCCGCATGCCGCCCCGGCCCCACGACAAGCAGGAGAGGACTCACGAGGTCATCCTGGTCAATGTGAACAACAACTATGAGCACCGGCCATCCGGAGGGGTGGCGGTGGGCGGCCACCTTTGGGGGGGCGGCGGCGGGTCCCGGATGCCGGTTCTGAGCCGCTCTACCAGCACGGGGAGCGCCGCCAGCTCGGGGAGCAACAGCAGCGCCTCCTCCGAGCAGGGACTCCTGGCGCGATCGCCGCCCGCCAGACTCCACGCCAACTCGCGACCCGTCCGGACTCAGCCCAAAGCCAAAGGGCCGGTAGCGGATCCCGACTCGGGTCCCCTCTTCCACCAGGTGCCGCTCAAGGGCAAATCGGACTTCTGCGGCCCCGCCAAAGGGGCGCTGCCGCCCGCCTCCGCCGAGCACCAGTTCATCTGCGAACGTTGCGGCAAATGCAAGTGCAGCGAGTGCACGGCCCCCCGCAGCCTGCCCTCGTGCCTGGCGTGCAACGGCCAGTGCCTGTGCTCCGCGGAGAGCGCGCTCGAACACGGCACGTGCATGTGCCTGGTCAAGGGAATCTTCTACCACTGCTCCAACGACGACGAGGGGGACTCGTGCGCCGACCACCCCTGCTCGCCGTCGCACTCGCACTGCTGCTCGCGCTTCCTGTGCATGGGATTAATGTCGGTACTCTTCCCCTGCCTGCTGTGCTACCCGCCGGTCAAGGGCTGCCTGAAGGCGTGCCAGGGATGCTACGACCGGGTGCGGAGGCCCGGCTGCCGATGCAAGAACTCCAACACTGTGTACTGCAAACTGGAGAGCTGGGCCCCGCAGAACCAGGAGAAACCCTCCTGA